In Crassostrea angulata isolate pt1a10 chromosome 6, ASM2561291v2, whole genome shotgun sequence, a genomic segment contains:
- the LOC128188552 gene encoding uncharacterized protein LOC128188552: protein MRLVVLGLFLLPLVSGLQSHHFDHNVDVKHPESGEHVKLRSKGRLSEAIDLDRVQGIKRVICEDQKILIAVEHKGVGREWKKGQVVMGSPKWDCRLNTLPGSPSAQRGVYAKIKEIFFPTETGVVLHTQTVRAFDVIDEADIKFQYTPGNSESHSTETRRRHRRYIANVLSELLGNITWQYSDSTSIPWNSDDSGTGDPESFGLAIGSNDTEYRFTENVTDNDVMGFVCKDCSGISHMSYEFDLVIKKNAMNEPEIHRYLNKLESNTKMKLKTTFKTSKDLKLAVHKEIDTMHVPPTMLFSVPLAHVRNLPPVMLTVKYTGATHVDLQVDTRDAVSIETDIELGGNYSFAHEYRGTSSLGGDVVPHNWTSSTHRNTVNTDKDMSVNISVYQQILFNTTIGWFARDMEIDFSPPVKYSLKPTIRSKSTIDDVKRCTTKTAELAGNFNVTEARLTVEAFGVSIWNTLIAKGFNKTVSFENDTLYKTCSADCPLSTKTSLNKGLTMTDVLGDPKMSIRRNEPDFHILTQMWGDSVLFSSEEANSSSWCGTPGQHCGNCVYQGADDITQECADRLMVPKLATKISLLGKYVNAEWPSKKLLVVEAWDEPTSSNPRGKHGDASLFYEGKAAQLALTYSNNTSTIPPNVIKDDAENTRLEQLAICTGFQYVSKLKSDSSIEVAVGEKRSSGDQARKVKKVSLDSRESAEKEAMINAMKRLETVLPGKKCPNVGFDSLQKGKTYPEDPSKQLTEEDVLGPALGQIHRENQEEMSRLYEYQFDDFKFLHERRPNQTVDLCGPNRKCRDGYFSVSDNPWEWSANRVMAPRLAFRMRRLAIIAKDIAGLQGSKIIVERAFADKIDRGESSLFLEGRGARLTFLDNPDTNIPLLGHAAVCAGFDFVRNVDNVAIEVFVKLQDGFRTTLIPYPSGQVLLAAAPSTKDSDEYSYPAELEHENMKPLLIDGASEDTALSSHFKIKDFKFEGHRFLRIDSSLVECLDLTQKEFKGKIQILTGYRPKSANEQEVTWSRRQLARFQMGEAAEIISDSDDEILDLAKLLMVTCTPFLRLQRRGLGIFVNQEGKWEKNSIYVDLYPLRDDNRMIDLKINVRRINKDIGCMWDELKLYWSEITKGGPGVIPYNVKSACKKPDLEKKTYLDFNLNRPGFCFQFHDKKFCANSSEAREELGDELLEQLQGVAGTEQLDITTTREQIKRCIVTGCGGCSGSGKKWDKKVRACSELIDNFMEHASVPLLRPTEKMSFFNPDNVDSAAHAYACKQHGTKCQETVQLYSIFQTLLAKTYKPNPNTSIEEEVFGATDNPSPLLQIVEQEIAMNVSGNVSIVIDHYKDISSLRSILKVLMIHNRRVDFVNFHVMHGVNPEKIVTTLQRKLETWSGISCPKWSRFAAAPFTVEVISKDRKRRSIEDSRQRNEARRRKRDWERDWILRS, encoded by the exons ATGAGACTTGTGGTACTGGGTCTCTTTCTCCTGCCCCTTGTTTCGGGTCTGCAGAGTCACCATTTTGACCACAATGTGGACGTCAAGCATCCAGAAAGCGGAGAGCATGTAAAACTAAGAAGTAAAGGTCGTCTTAGTGAAGCAATCGACTTGGACCGGGTACAAGGAATAAAG AGAGTAATATGCGAGGATCAAAAGATTTTGATTGCCGTGGAACACAAGGGGGTCGGAAGAGAGTGGAAGAAAGGCCAGGTTGTGATGGGTAGTCCTAAATGGGACTGTAGATTGAACACATTACCCGGCAGTCCGTCTGCTCAACGAGGAGTCTACGCCAAAATCAAGGAAATCTTTTTCCCCACGGAGACGGGAGTTGTTCTTCACACCCAGACGGTCAG GGCATTCGATGTTATAGACGAAGCGGACATTAAGTTTCAATACACCCCCGGGAATAGCGAGTCTCATTCAACGGAAACACGCAGACGACACCGTCGTTATATCGCCAACGTTTTGTCGGAACTTTTGGGAAATATCACCTGGCAGTACAGTGATTCAACGTCCATTCCGTGGAATTCAGACGATTCAGGAACCGGGGACCCGGAGTCCTTTGGTTTGGCAATTGGAAGCAACGACACCGAATACCGCTTCACCGAAAACGTGACGGATAATGACGTCATGGGGTTCGTCTGCAAGGACTGCAGTGGGATATCTCATATGTCGTATGAATT CGATCTGGTTATAAAGAAGAACGCTATGAATGAACCAGAAATTCATCGCTATCTAAACAAA ctGGAATCAAACACTaaaatgaaactgaaaaccaCTTTCAAAACATCGAAAGATCTAAAGCTTGCTGTACACAAGGAGATAGACACGATGCATGTTCCACCGACAATGTTGTTCTCAGTTCCTCTGGCGCATGTGCGAAACCTACCTCCCGTAATGCTGACTGTGAAGTACACTGGGGCCACGCACGTAGACTTGCAAGTGGACACCCGTGATGCAGTTTCCATAGAAACGGACATAGAATTAGGAGGAAACTATTCCTTTG CTCATGAATACCGCGGGACGTCATCTTTGGGGGGAGACGTGGTACCCCACAACTGGACCTCCTCCACCCATCGTAACACTGTAAACACCGACAAGGACATGTCTGTCAATATCTCCGTATACCAACAA ATATTATTCAACACAACCATTGGGTGGTTTGCACGTGATATGGAGATTGACTTTTCGCCACCAGTTAAATACAG tCTTAAGCCAACGATTCGCAGCAAATCTACGATCGATGATGTAAAGCGATGTACGACGAAAACTGCTGAACTTGCGGGCAATTTCAATGTCACTGAAGCCAGGCTAACAGTGGAAGCATTTGGAGTGTCCATATG gAACACTCTTATAGCCAAAGGGTTCAACAAAACAGTAAGCTTTGAAAACGACACGCTGTACAAGACGTGTTCTGCCGATTGTCCACTTTCTACGAAGACATCTTTGAATAAGGGTCTGACTATGACCGATGTCTTGGGAGACCCAAAAATGTCCATCAGAAGAAATGAGCCCGACTTCCACAT TTTAACGCAGATGTGGGGAGACTCTGTCCTGTTTTCTTCAGAGGAGGCAAATTCGTCATCTTGGTGTGGCACTCCTGGTCAACATTGCGGAAACTGCGTTTATCAAGGAGCAGACGACATAACCCAGGAATGTGCAGACCGTCTTATGGTTCCCAAACTTGCAACAAAAATTAGCCTTCTTGGAAAATATGTGAACGCCGAATGGCCAAGCA AAAAACTGCTGGTTGTCGAAGCATGGGATGAGCCAACTTCTTCCAATCCACGTGGGAAACATGGCGATGCTAGCTTGTTCTATGAAGGGAAGGCAGCGCAACTGGCCCTGACCTATAGCAATAATACTTCAACCATCCCCCCTAACGTTATCAAAGATGATGCAGAAAATACACGCCTTGAGCAACTGGCAATTTGTACTGGATTCCAATACGTTTcgaaactgaaatctgattcAAGCATAGAAGTTGCAGTAGGGGAAAAGCGGTCATCTGGAGATCAAGCCAGAAAGGTTAAAAAAGTTTCACTGGATAGTAGGGAGAGCGCCGAGAAGGAAGCTATGATCAACGCAATGAAACGGCTAG AAACTGTTTTACCGGGTAAGAAATGCCCTAATGTCGGTTTTGACAGCCTACAGAAGGGAAAGACATATCCAGAAGATCCATCCAAACAACTAACTGAAGAGGATGTATTGGGACCAGCACTTGGTCAGATTCACCGTGAAAACCAAGAGGAGATGAGCAG atTATATGAGTATCAGTTCGACGATTTTAAGTTCCTTCACGAACGTCGACCAAACCAAACAGTCGATCTTTGCGGCCCAAATAGGAAGTGCCGGGATGGATACTTCTCTGTTTCAGACAACCCCTGGGAGTGGAGTGCCAATAGGGTTATGGCCCCGAGATTAGCCTTTCGGATGAGAAGATTAGCCATTATTGCTAAAGATATAGCGGGGTTGCAAG GATCAAAGATTATAGTGGAAAGGGCTTTCGCAGATAAAATAGATCGTGGGGAATCTAGTCTGTTTTTGGAAGGAAG ggGGGCGCGGTTGACGTTTCTTGATAATCCTGATACGAACATTCCACTTCTTGGACATGCTGCAGTTTGCGCTGGCTTCGATTTCGTTCGCAACGTTGATAATGTTGCGATCGAGGTCTTCGTTAAACTACAGGACGGCTTCAGAACCACGTTGATTCCGTACCCTAGTGGACAGGTTCTTCTGGCCGCCGCCCCTTCCACTAAAGACAGCGACGAATATTCATATCCGGCTGAATTAGAACACGAGAATATGAAACCTCTTTTAATAGATGGTGCCAGTGAAGACACTGCATTGTCTTCTCATTTTAAGATTAAGGATTTTAAGTTTGAAGGTCATAGGTTTCTGCGAATTGATTCGTCGCTTGTTGAATGTCTTGATTTGACACAGAAagaattcaaaggaaaaattcAGATACTCACAGGGTACAGACCAAAGTCTGCCAACGAACAAGAAGTCACGTGGTCTAGGCGTCAGTTGGCAAGATTCCAAATGGGCGAGGCAGCGGAAATAATATCTGACAGTGATGACGAGATCTTGGACCTTGCAAAGCTACTGATGGTCACATGTACACCGTTTCTTAGATTACAGAGAAGAGGGTTGGGTATCTTCGTAAATCAAGAGGGCAAATGGGAAAAGAACAGCATTTATGTAGACCTATATCCACTCAGAGATGACAATAGGATGATTGACTTGAAAATTAATGTTCGAAGAATTAATAAAGACATTGGATGTATGTGGGATGAACTCAAATTGTACTGGTCAGAAATCACAAAAG GAGGTCCAGGTGTTATTCCTTACAATGTAAAAAGCGCTTGCAAGAAACCCGACCTTGAAAAGAAAACGTATCTTGACTTCAATCTGAACAGACCAGG TTTCTGCTTCCAATTCCACGACAAGAAGTTTTGTGCAAACTCCAGCGAAGCCAGGGAGGAGTTGGGGGATGAACTGCTGGAACAGTTGCAGGGTGTGGCGGGGACGGAACAATTGGACATCACAACCACTCGGGAACAGATCAAAAGATGCATCGTCACGGGATGTGGGGGATGCTCCGGATCAG GAAAAAAATGGGACAAAAAGGTCAGAGCATGTTCCGAACTCATTGACAACTTTATGGAACATGCCAGTGTACCACTGCTTAGACCAACGGAGAAGATGTCATTCTTTAATCCGGATAATGTGGATTCAGCTGCACACGCTTATGCCTGTAAACAGCACGGAACAAAATGCCAAGAAACCGTTCAGCTTTACTCAATATTTC AAACCTTATTGGCTAAAACATACAAACCAAATCCAAACACAAGCATTGAAGAAGAGGTATTTGGCGCAACAGACAACCCTAGCCCCCTGCTACAGATAGTCGAGCAGGAGATTGCCATGAACGTGTCAGGGAATGTGTCCATTGTCATTGACCACTACAAGGACATTTCGTCATTGCGAAGTATTTTGAAG gtattaATGATCCACAATCGTCGAGTTGATTTTGTAAACTTCCACGTCATGCACGGAGTTAATCCTGAAAAGATAGTGACCACTCTGCAGAGGAAACTCGAGACTTGGTCCGGTATTTCCTGTCCAAAATGGAGCAGGTTTGCAGCAGCACCGTTCACTGTGGAAGTGATATCAAAGGATAGGAAGAGACGCAGCATAGAGGATAGCAGACAGCGGAACGAGGCTCGGAGGCGAAAACGAGACTGGGAGCGAGATTGGATTTTACGATCGTAA
- the LOC128188554 gene encoding nuclear speckle splicing regulatory protein 1-like, with amino-acid sequence MNPANKQYGLLIPKKKQSSFKASNVFGDDSDEETPKQEINASLQKSSLQAKIKRQTQIEIDKALEADPTVYEYDNIYDDLKAKKEEKDAALQQKKDKKPKYIAGLLKAAEIRKKEDERRAEKKIQKEREKEGNEFEDKEVFVTGAYKKKMQEMQEQEEKERREAAMEEMLDVKKQRDLSGFYRYMLNEQSAEPVKEEHRETTKVKVKEEPDSPKQSESTEGGRSSKDKSPQDSRNRGGRSSSHDRGRRRKNSSSDSEDKNRRGRGSPESSERQRKNTHSPSSHRQRRKDSPKSDRDRQRTSYRERDSRKDRRGDSDSESSDRDSKKKSEKRSEDSEHSEKQRNPDRKRSAERDSVKESEKKAKVSDVSEESKDNKKSGVVAKKTTDSVANEARRRYLERKLAKEKAKLMNQQE; translated from the exons ATGAATCCAGCTAACAAACA ATATGGACTTTTGATTCCAAAGAAGAAACAATCATCATTTAAAGCATCAAATGTATTTGGAGACGACAGTGATGAG gaaacacCAAAACAGGAAATCAATGCAAGTTTACAGAAGTCATCATTGCAGGCAAAAATTAAAAGACAA ACTCAAATTGAAATAGACAAAGCATTAGAGGCGGACCCAACTGTATACGAGTATGACAATATCTATGATGACCTTAAAGCAAAAAAAGAGGAAAAGGACGCAGCTCTCCAGCAGAAGAAGGATAAGAAG cccAAGTATATAGCAGGCTTACTGAAGGCAGCAGAAATACGAAAGAAGGAGGATGAGAGACGAGCAGAGAAAAAGATCCAGAAAGAACGAGAGAAGGAGGGCAATGAGTTTGAAGACAAGGAGGTGTTCGTGACCGGAGCATACAAGAAAAAGATGCAGGAGATGCAGGAACAAGAGGAGAAGGAGAGAAGGGAGGCAGCCATGGAAG AGATGTTAGATGTGAAAAAGCAAAGAGATTTGagtggcttttaccggtacatGCTAAATGAACAGTCAGCAGAACCTGTAAAAGAAGAGCACAGAGAAACaacaaaagtaaaagtaaa gGAAGAACCTGACAGTCCCAAACAATCAGAATCTACGGAGGGAGGAAGATCATCCAAAGACAAATCCCCACAGGATTCAAGAAACAGAGGAGGAAGATCTTCCTCCCATGACAGAGGAAGACGGAGGAAGAATTCTTCTTCTGATTCTGAGGACAAAAACAGGAGAGGAAGAGGATCACCAGAATCATCAGAAAGACAGAGAAAAAACACACATTCCCCCTCTTCACACAGACAAAGGAGAAAGGATTCTCCCAAGTCAGACAGAGATAGACAAAGGACAAGTTACCGTGAAAGGGACTCAAGGAAAGACAGAAGGGGTGATTCTGACAGTGAGAGCTCAGACAGAGACAGTAAGAAAAAGTCTGAGAAAAGGTCAGAGGACTCAGAACACTCTGAAAAACAGCGGAATCCAGACAGAAAACGTTCTGCTGAGAGAGATTCAGTCAAAGAGTCAGAGAAAAAAGCCAAAGTGTCAGATGTGAGTGAGGAAAGCAAAGACAATAAAAAATCAGGAGTGGTTGCCAAGAAAACTACAGATTCTGTCGCAAATGAAGCAAGGAGGAGGTATTTAGAGAGAAAGCTTGCCAAAGAAAAAGCAAAGTTAATGAACCAACAGGAGTAA